One genomic segment of Chitinophaga sancti includes these proteins:
- a CDS encoding RNA polymerase sigma factor, with protein sequence MCLGHLSDHELWESILKGDQAAFSLFFKKHWQSVYTTVFFHLKDREVSKEITHDIFLNIWLKREQLDILSFSAYLKAAGRYHVYRYLKKEKVKPLSFNEDIGQLDHYAVQNEGDQQLSRQELEDSVEEFVRGLPKRCREVFILSRQEHLSNDQIAGKLGISKRTVENQITYALHHLRTMLKVISIFLF encoded by the coding sequence ATGTGCTTAGGCCATTTATCAGACCATGAACTTTGGGAGTCCATATTAAAGGGGGATCAGGCTGCTTTTTCTTTATTCTTTAAGAAGCATTGGCAGTCAGTATACACAACTGTATTTTTCCATTTAAAGGACAGGGAAGTCAGTAAAGAAATCACCCACGACATTTTCCTGAATATCTGGTTAAAGAGAGAACAATTAGATATACTTTCTTTCTCGGCGTATTTAAAGGCGGCGGGTCGGTATCATGTGTACAGGTATCTGAAGAAGGAGAAGGTGAAACCCCTCTCGTTTAATGAGGATATCGGGCAGTTGGACCATTATGCGGTTCAGAATGAAGGGGATCAGCAGTTGTCGCGGCAGGAGCTGGAGGATAGTGTGGAAGAGTTTGTGAGGGGATTACCAAAAAGGTGCAGGGAGGTGTTTATACTAAGCAGGCAGGAACATTTGTCGAATGACCAGATAGCAGGGAAGTTAGGAATTTCGAAGCGGACGGTTGAGAACCAGATCACTTATGCGCTGCATCATTTGAGGACGATGCTGAAGGTGATATCTATATTTTTGTTTTAG